A window of the Bradyrhizobium ottawaense genome harbors these coding sequences:
- the dnaK gene encoding molecular chaperone DnaK, which produces MGKVIGIDLGTTNSCVAVMDGKTAKVIENAEGMRTTPSIVAFTDDGERLVGQPAKRQAVTNPERTFFAVKRLVGRRYDDPMVEKDKKLVPYKIVKASNGDAWVEADGKTYSPSQVSAFILQKMKETAEAHLGQKVEQAVITVPAYFNDAQRQATKDAGKIAGLEVLRIINEPTAAALAYGLDKTKTGTIAVYDLGGGTFDVSVLEIGDGVFEVKSTNGDTFLGGEDFDMRLVGYLADEFQKEQGINLRNDKLALQRLKEAAEKAKIELSSTTQTEINLPFITADQTGPKHLTMKLTRSKFEALVDDLIQKTIEPCRKALKDAGLTAAEIGEVVLVGGMTRMPKVQEVVKQLFGKEPHKGVNPDEVVAIGAAIQAGVLQGDVKDVLLLDVTPLSLGIETLGGVFTRIIDRNTTIPTKKSQVFSTAEDNQNAVTIRVFQGEREMAADNKVLGQFDLMGIPPSPRGMPQIEVTFDIDANGIVNVSAKDKATGKEQQIRIQASGGLSDADIQKMVKDAEANAAEDKKRREAVDAKNHADALVHSTEKALAEHGSKVEESERRAIEDAVSDLKEALKGDDAEAIKAKTNTLAQASMKLGEAMYKQQAEADAAKDAAKDDVVDAEFTEVDDDKDDKHNKKSA; this is translated from the coding sequence ATGGGAAAGGTCATTGGGATCGATCTCGGCACCACGAATTCGTGCGTCGCCGTAATGGATGGCAAGACTGCGAAAGTCATCGAGAACGCCGAGGGCATGCGCACGACGCCGTCGATTGTTGCTTTTACCGACGATGGCGAGCGCCTCGTCGGCCAGCCGGCCAAGCGCCAGGCGGTGACCAATCCCGAGCGTACCTTCTTTGCGGTCAAGCGCCTCGTCGGCCGCCGCTATGACGACCCGATGGTCGAGAAGGACAAGAAGCTCGTCCCCTACAAGATCGTCAAGGCATCGAACGGCGACGCCTGGGTCGAAGCCGACGGCAAGACCTATTCGCCCTCGCAGGTCTCCGCTTTCATTCTGCAGAAGATGAAAGAGACCGCCGAAGCCCATCTCGGCCAGAAGGTCGAGCAGGCCGTCATCACGGTTCCCGCCTATTTCAACGACGCCCAGCGTCAGGCCACCAAGGACGCCGGCAAGATCGCCGGCCTTGAAGTGCTGCGCATCATCAACGAGCCGACCGCGGCCGCGCTCGCTTACGGTCTCGACAAGACGAAGACCGGCACCATCGCGGTGTACGATCTCGGCGGCGGCACCTTCGACGTTTCGGTTCTGGAAATCGGCGACGGCGTGTTCGAGGTGAAGTCCACCAACGGCGACACCTTCCTCGGTGGTGAGGACTTCGACATGCGGCTGGTCGGCTATCTGGCCGATGAGTTCCAGAAGGAGCAGGGCATCAACCTGCGCAACGACAAGCTCGCCTTGCAGCGCCTGAAAGAGGCCGCCGAAAAGGCCAAGATCGAACTGTCCTCGACCACGCAGACCGAAATCAATTTGCCGTTCATCACGGCCGACCAGACCGGTCCGAAGCATCTGACGATGAAGCTGACCCGCTCCAAGTTCGAGGCGCTGGTCGACGATCTGATCCAGAAGACCATCGAGCCGTGCCGCAAGGCGCTGAAGGATGCAGGCCTCACCGCCGCCGAGATCGGCGAAGTGGTGCTGGTCGGCGGCATGACCCGCATGCCGAAGGTCCAGGAAGTGGTGAAGCAGTTGTTCGGCAAGGAGCCGCACAAGGGCGTCAACCCGGATGAAGTCGTGGCCATCGGTGCGGCGATCCAGGCCGGCGTGCTGCAGGGCGACGTCAAGGACGTGCTGCTGCTCGACGTGACCCCGCTCTCGCTCGGCATCGAAACGCTGGGCGGCGTGTTCACCCGCATCATCGATCGCAACACCACGATCCCGACCAAGAAGAGCCAGGTGTTCTCGACCGCCGAGGACAACCAGAACGCCGTCACCATCCGCGTCTTCCAGGGCGAGCGCGAAATGGCGGCCGACAACAAGGTGCTCGGTCAGTTCGACCTGATGGGCATTCCGCCGTCGCCGCGCGGTATGCCGCAGATCGAGGTGACGTTCGACATCGACGCCAACGGCATCGTCAACGTCTCGGCCAAGGACAAGGCGACCGGCAAGGAACAGCAGATCCGGATTCAGGCATCCGGCGGTCTGTCCGACGCCGACATCCAGAAGATGGTCAAGGACGCCGAGGCCAATGCGGCCGAGGACAAGAAGCGCCGCGAGGCCGTCGACGCCAAGAACCATGCCGACGCGCTGGTGCACTCCACCGAGAAGGCGCTGGCCGAACACGGTTCGAAGGTCGAGGAGAGCGAGCGTCGCGCCATCGAAGACGCCGTCAGCGATCTGAAGGAAGCGCTGAAGGGCGACGATGCCGAGGCCATCAAGGCCAAGACCAACACGCTGGCGCAGGCTTCGATGAAGCTGGGCGAGGCCATGTACAAGCAGCAGGCCGAGGCCGACGCGGCCAAGGACGCCGCCAAGGATGACGTGGTCGACGCGGAGTTCACCGAGGTCGACGACGACAAGGACGACAAGCACAACAAGAAGTCGGCATAA
- the dnaJ gene encoding molecular chaperone DnaJ, whose translation MSTTKRCYYETLEVDRTADESKLKAAFRKLAMKWHPDKNPGDASSEVKFKEINEAYEVLKDGDKRAAYDRYGHAAFEQGMGGGGPGFGAGFASSFSDIFEDLFGMAGQRGGRGGGGRERGADLRYNMEITLEEAFQGKTAQIEIPVSVTCEPCSGTGAKAGTKPKTCSMCGGQGRVRQAQGFFTLERTCPTCQGRGQMIEDACPNCSGSGRVTRDRTLSVNIPQGVEDGTRIRLAGEGEAGVRGGPPGDLYIFLSLSTHEFFQRDGADLHCRVPISMVAAALGGEFEVPTIDKGKTKVKVPPGTQSGRRFRIASKGMPVLRSRQTGDMYVQVMVETPQNLTKKQQELLSEFEKLSSGATQPEAAGFFTKVKDFFGTRAGS comes from the coding sequence ATGTCCACGACCAAGCGCTGCTACTACGAGACCCTGGAAGTCGACCGGACCGCCGACGAGTCCAAGTTGAAGGCGGCCTTCCGCAAGCTCGCGATGAAATGGCATCCGGACAAGAATCCGGGCGATGCCTCGAGCGAAGTGAAGTTCAAGGAAATCAACGAAGCCTACGAGGTCCTGAAAGACGGCGACAAGCGCGCCGCCTATGACCGCTATGGCCATGCCGCGTTTGAGCAGGGCATGGGCGGCGGCGGGCCCGGATTCGGCGCCGGCTTCGCCTCGTCGTTTTCGGATATTTTCGAAGACCTGTTCGGCATGGCCGGGCAACGCGGTGGCCGCGGCGGTGGCGGCCGCGAGCGCGGCGCCGACCTGCGCTACAACATGGAAATCACGCTGGAAGAGGCCTTCCAGGGCAAGACCGCGCAGATCGAGATTCCGGTCTCGGTCACCTGCGAGCCCTGTTCGGGCACCGGTGCCAAGGCCGGCACCAAGCCGAAGACCTGTTCGATGTGCGGCGGGCAGGGCCGGGTACGCCAGGCCCAGGGCTTCTTCACGCTGGAGCGGACCTGCCCGACCTGCCAGGGACGCGGCCAGATGATCGAGGATGCCTGCCCCAACTGCTCAGGCTCAGGACGGGTGACGCGCGACCGCACGCTGTCGGTCAACATTCCCCAGGGCGTCGAGGACGGCACCCGCATCCGCCTCGCCGGCGAAGGCGAGGCCGGCGTCCGCGGCGGCCCGCCCGGCGACCTCTATATTTTCTTGTCGCTGTCGACCCACGAATTCTTCCAGCGCGACGGCGCCGACCTGCATTGCCGGGTTCCAATCTCGATGGTGGCGGCAGCGCTTGGCGGCGAATTCGAGGTCCCGACCATCGACAAGGGCAAGACCAAGGTCAAAGTGCCGCCGGGAACGCAGTCCGGCCGCCGTTTCCGCATTGCCTCGAAGGGCATGCCGGTACTGCGATCGCGCCAGACCGGTGACATGTACGTCCAGGTCATGGTCGAAACGCCGCAGAATCTGACCAAGAAGCAGCAGGAATTGCTGTCCGAGTTCGAAAAACTGTCATCGGGCGCAACCCAGCCGGAAGCCGCGGGCTTCTTCACCAAGGTCAAGGACTTCTTCGGCACCCGCGCCGGCTCGTAG
- a CDS encoding class I SAM-dependent methyltransferase, producing the protein MPLQSSVRALKLKKPLRLDDEVRFLRSWIEKPLHMGAVMPSSRVLARTMAQYVDVNSTGPVVELGPGTGAITNALIEHGIDQKRLVLVEYNPGFCALLRDRYPQARVVQGDAYALRTSLGGALDAPAAAVVSGLPLVTKPMLMRLKLIRDAFSALAPGAPFVQFTYSVAPPIPKSLPGVTTEASERIWMNLPPARVWVYRKR; encoded by the coding sequence ATGCCTTTGCAATCGTCCGTGCGTGCGTTGAAGTTGAAGAAGCCTCTACGTCTCGACGACGAGGTTCGCTTCCTCCGTTCATGGATCGAGAAGCCGCTTCACATGGGCGCGGTGATGCCGTCGAGCCGGGTGCTGGCCCGGACCATGGCGCAGTATGTCGATGTCAACTCCACAGGACCGGTTGTCGAACTCGGACCCGGTACCGGTGCGATCACCAATGCGCTGATCGAGCATGGCATCGATCAAAAGCGGCTGGTGCTGGTCGAATATAATCCGGGCTTCTGCGCGCTGCTGCGCGATCGCTATCCGCAGGCCAGGGTGGTGCAGGGCGATGCCTATGCGCTCCGCACCTCGCTCGGCGGCGCGCTGGATGCGCCGGCCGCCGCGGTGGTCTCCGGCCTGCCGCTGGTCACCAAACCGATGCTGATGCGCCTGAAACTGATCCGCGACGCCTTTTCGGCGCTGGCGCCGGGCGCGCCGTTCGTGCAGTTCACCTATTCGGTCGCGCCGCCGATTCCGAAATCGCTGCCCGGCGTCACCACCGAGGCTTCCGAGCGGATCTGGATGAACCTTCCGCCCGCCCGCGTCTGGGTGTATCGCAAGCGCTAA